One Gloeobacter morelensis MG652769 DNA window includes the following coding sequences:
- a CDS encoding SRPBCC family protein, producing MIERTVEVDVAAPVAQVYAIWADMENLPRWMRFVQEVKILPGSGDLSRWKFGLAAPLLVEWTSRITRRIPLRLIGWESVSGLANRGSAEFFPTERGCRLRLTLSFDTPGGMVGAFLERVGVQRWVDENLLDDLKRFQAMVEAETPSQPVA from the coding sequence ATGATCGAACGCACGGTGGAAGTGGATGTGGCCGCTCCGGTGGCGCAGGTATATGCGATCTGGGCGGATATGGAGAATCTGCCGCGCTGGATGCGCTTTGTGCAGGAGGTCAAAATTCTGCCGGGTTCAGGAGATCTTTCGCGCTGGAAATTTGGCCTGGCTGCACCGCTGCTGGTGGAATGGACCTCGCGGATCACCCGACGCATTCCCCTCAGGTTGATCGGTTGGGAATCGGTCTCGGGGCTCGCCAACCGCGGCTCGGCAGAATTTTTCCCCACCGAGCGCGGTTGCCGCCTGCGTCTTACCCTGTCCTTCGATACCCCAGGCGGGATGGTCGGGGCATTTCTTGAGCGCGTCGGGGTGCAGCGCTGGGTAGACGAAAATCTGCTGGACGACCTCAAGCGTTTCCAGGCGATGGTGGAAGCTGAAACTCCAAGCCAGCCCGTGGCCTAG
- a CDS encoding FKBP-type peptidyl-prolyl cis-trans isomerase: MLNKFTRLTLATALLLAATAGVMGEIAVAQSPSPTTGKNKMSQPGQTPAYTTTTSGLKYLDETVGTGASPQKGQRVTVHYTGTLEDGKKFDSSRDRGQPFSFTIGVGQVIQGWDEGVATMKVGGKRKLVIPSNLGYGARGAGGVIPPNATLLFDVELLGVQ; encoded by the coding sequence ATGCTCAACAAATTTACTCGCCTCACCCTCGCCACCGCCTTGCTGCTCGCGGCCACTGCCGGAGTCATGGGCGAGATCGCCGTCGCCCAGAGCCCCAGCCCCACCACAGGAAAAAACAAAATGTCGCAGCCCGGTCAGACTCCCGCGTACACCACCACCACCTCCGGCCTCAAGTACCTCGACGAGACCGTGGGCACCGGTGCTTCGCCCCAAAAAGGCCAGCGCGTCACCGTGCACTACACCGGCACCCTCGAGGATGGCAAGAAGTTCGATTCCTCACGGGATCGGGGCCAGCCCTTCAGCTTTACCATCGGCGTCGGCCAGGTGATTCAGGGCTGGGACGAGGGTGTCGCCACAATGAAGGTGGGCGGCAAGCGCAAACTGGTCATCCCGTCCAACCTGGGCTACGGTGCCCGGGGTGCGGGAGGGGTGATCCCGCCCAACGCCACGCTGCTGTTTGATGTTGAACTATTGGGCGTACAGTAG
- a CDS encoding diheme cytochrome c, protein MTLLAAAATSWMVRAQPAPEKPLEGKLESSREEPLAPQYKLGRELYIKNCSYCHLVIPPEVFPSDTWRALLLDSYHYGRQVQIDFRPEKLLVWQYLRDYSRALQEKEPVPYYFAESRYFRALHPKVPLPKRPNTASCLPCHPGAKVGNYLRLSAEWEEKP, encoded by the coding sequence GTGACCCTGCTTGCCGCCGCCGCCACCAGCTGGATGGTGCGCGCCCAGCCTGCCCCCGAGAAGCCCCTCGAAGGCAAGCTCGAAAGCAGCCGCGAGGAGCCACTGGCTCCCCAGTACAAACTGGGCCGGGAACTGTACATCAAGAATTGCAGCTATTGCCACCTGGTCATCCCGCCGGAGGTTTTCCCCAGCGATACCTGGCGGGCGCTGTTGCTGGATAGTTACCACTACGGCCGCCAGGTGCAGATCGATTTTCGGCCTGAGAAGCTGCTGGTCTGGCAGTACCTGCGCGACTACTCGCGCGCTTTGCAAGAAAAAGAACCGGTGCCCTATTACTTTGCTGAATCGCGCTATTTCCGGGCGCTGCACCCGAAGGTGCCCCTGCCGAAGCGGCCCAACACCGCCTCCTGCCTGCCGTGCCACCCGGGGGCCAAGGTGGGCAACTACCTGCGCCTCAGCGCCGAGTGGGAAGAAAAACCGTAG
- the hemH gene encoding ferrochelatase, whose protein sequence is MAEVGVLLLNLGGPDKQEDVRPFLYNLFADPEIIRIPVPPLQKPLAWLISTLRAPKSRKNYQAIGGGSPLRAITNQQGRVLKKALAARGLDIEIYVGMRYWHPFTEEAVRKIKADGIRRLVLLPLYPQYSISTSGSSFKLLDQMWARDPSLKAIERIAINSWYSRPGYIRAMGERVREGLDKFDNPDGVHILFSAHGVPRTYVDQDGDPYQRQTEETVDLVMQALGRPNAHSLAYQSRVGPVEWLKPYTEDTINALAQQGVRSLLAVPVSFISEHIETLQEIEIEYREVAEAAGIHDFRRAKALNVNKTFIDDLAEMVIENLGVYSR, encoded by the coding sequence ATGGCTGAAGTCGGAGTGCTGTTGCTCAACCTGGGGGGGCCGGACAAACAAGAGGACGTCAGGCCTTTTCTGTATAACCTGTTTGCCGACCCGGAAATTATTCGCATTCCGGTGCCGCCCTTGCAAAAGCCGCTCGCCTGGTTGATTTCGACCCTGCGCGCTCCCAAATCGCGCAAGAATTATCAGGCCATCGGCGGCGGCTCGCCCCTCAGAGCGATCACCAACCAGCAGGGCCGGGTGCTCAAAAAAGCGCTCGCCGCCCGCGGACTCGACATCGAAATCTACGTCGGTATGCGCTACTGGCACCCGTTTACAGAAGAAGCCGTGCGCAAAATCAAAGCCGACGGCATTCGCCGTCTGGTGCTTCTGCCCCTCTACCCGCAGTACTCGATTTCCACCAGCGGTTCGAGCTTCAAATTGCTCGACCAGATGTGGGCGCGCGATCCGTCCCTCAAAGCGATCGAGCGCATCGCGATCAACTCCTGGTACAGCCGCCCCGGCTACATTCGGGCGATGGGCGAGCGCGTGCGCGAGGGCCTCGACAAATTCGACAACCCCGATGGGGTCCATATTCTTTTTTCCGCCCACGGTGTGCCCCGCACCTACGTCGATCAAGACGGCGATCCGTATCAGCGCCAGACCGAGGAAACGGTCGACCTGGTCATGCAAGCGCTCGGACGCCCCAATGCCCATTCGCTCGCCTACCAGAGCCGGGTCGGCCCGGTGGAGTGGCTGAAGCCCTACACAGAAGACACCATCAACGCACTGGCCCAACAAGGGGTGCGCTCGCTGCTGGCGGTGCCGGTGAGCTTTATTTCCGAGCACATCGAGACCCTGCAAGAAATCGAAATCGAATACCGCGAAGTGGCCGAAGCCGCCGGCATTCACGACTTTCGCCGCGCCAAGGCCCTCAACGTCAACAAGACGTTTATCGACGATCTGGCCGAGATGGTGATCGAGAATCTGGGGGTCTACTCGCGCTGA
- a CDS encoding MerR family transcriptional regulator: MHTALTIQQVAAATGLSEHTLRYYERNGLLAPVSRAANGHRRYGPEDVSRIEFLGKLRSTGMPIRQMQRFTELLSSAPDDVHERRLLLEAHEHEVRRRLEQLSDNLSVIQKKIRHYRELEAAAEVGTDSERRVYSSTLQEQQP, encoded by the coding sequence ATGCACACCGCACTCACCATCCAGCAGGTGGCGGCAGCCACCGGCCTCAGCGAGCACACGCTGCGCTACTACGAGCGCAACGGCCTGCTCGCCCCGGTCAGCAGGGCCGCCAACGGTCACCGGCGCTACGGCCCCGAGGACGTCTCGCGCATCGAATTTTTGGGCAAACTGCGCTCGACGGGGATGCCCATCCGCCAGATGCAGCGCTTTACCGAACTGCTCTCGAGCGCCCCTGACGACGTGCACGAGCGGCGCTTGCTGCTCGAAGCGCACGAACACGAGGTCCGCCGCCGCCTGGAGCAACTGAGCGACAACCTGAGCGTTATCCAGAAAAAAATACGCCACTACCGCGAACTGGAGGCGGCGGCCGAAGTCGGTACGGACAGTGAGCGGCGGGTGTATTCGTCCACTCTGCAGGAGCAACAGCCATGA
- a CDS encoding aldo/keto reductase produces the protein MKMCTLGRQGLVVSELGLGCMGMSEFYGAADETESIATIHRALELGINFLDTADMYGPYTNEQLVGKAIRDRRDQVVVATKFGIVRSADRGFRGVNGSPQYVRSSCEASLERLGVEVIDLYYLHRVDPKVPIEETVGAMAELVQAGKVRFIGLSEAAPQTLRRAQRVHPISALQSEYSLWSRDVEDEILPTLRELGIGFVPYSPLGRGFLSGSITSPDDFAPDDYRRQSPRFQGENFTKNLQLVEKVRELAAQKGVQPSQLALAWILAQGEDLVPIPGTKRVAYLEENVAATEIVLTPEELASIEAIAPKGAASGQRYADMSGVNR, from the coding sequence ATGAAAATGTGCACACTGGGCAGGCAGGGACTGGTGGTTTCCGAACTGGGCCTTGGTTGCATGGGTATGTCCGAGTTCTACGGTGCCGCCGACGAGACCGAATCGATCGCCACCATCCACCGGGCGCTGGAACTGGGGATCAATTTTCTCGATACCGCCGACATGTACGGCCCCTACACCAACGAGCAGCTGGTGGGTAAAGCGATCCGCGATCGTCGCGACCAAGTCGTGGTGGCGACCAAATTCGGCATCGTGCGCAGCGCAGACCGGGGCTTTCGCGGGGTGAACGGTTCACCGCAGTACGTACGCTCCAGCTGTGAAGCGTCCCTTGAACGGCTCGGGGTCGAAGTCATCGACCTGTACTACCTGCACCGGGTCGATCCGAAAGTCCCCATCGAGGAGACCGTCGGGGCGATGGCCGAACTGGTGCAAGCGGGCAAGGTGCGCTTTATCGGTCTTTCGGAGGCGGCCCCCCAGACGCTTCGCCGCGCCCAGAGGGTGCATCCGATTAGTGCCCTCCAGTCGGAATATTCGCTGTGGAGCCGCGACGTCGAGGATGAGATTTTGCCCACCTTGCGGGAATTGGGCATCGGCTTTGTGCCCTACAGCCCGCTCGGGCGGGGTTTTCTCTCCGGGAGCATCACCAGCCCCGACGACTTTGCCCCCGACGACTACCGCCGCCAGTCACCGCGCTTTCAGGGCGAGAACTTCACAAAGAATCTGCAACTGGTGGAGAAAGTCCGGGAACTGGCCGCCCAAAAAGGCGTGCAGCCTTCGCAATTGGCCCTCGCCTGGATCCTGGCGCAAGGCGAGGATCTTGTACCGATCCCCGGCACCAAGCGCGTCGCTTACCTGGAAGAAAACGTCGCCGCCACCGAAATTGTCCTCACTCCCGAGGAACTGGCGAGTATCGAAGCGATTGCTCCCAAAGGAGCCGCCTCCGGCCAGCGCTACGCCGATATGAGTGGGGTCAATCGTTAG
- a CDS encoding PIN domain-containing protein, with protein sequence MSAVLFDTNVILDVLLERQPFYEASALALNTAVGGAVEGYIAAHAVTTVAYLLQRRLGATRTRIALVNLLSHLRVAPLTDAVVREALGSSLFDFEDGVTHACARQVGAVAIITRDIHDFDQTLVPAVLPEAYCTGLDQN encoded by the coding sequence ATGAGCGCGGTGCTCTTTGACACAAACGTCATTCTCGATGTGCTGTTGGAGCGGCAGCCATTTTACGAGGCATCGGCATTGGCCCTAAATACAGCCGTTGGCGGAGCGGTGGAGGGTTATATCGCCGCTCATGCGGTGACCACTGTTGCCTATCTGCTGCAGCGTCGGCTCGGAGCCACCCGCACCCGCATCGCCCTGGTTAATTTGTTGTCTCATTTGCGGGTGGCCCCTCTTACCGACGCAGTTGTTCGGGAGGCATTGGGCAGTTCCCTTTTCGACTTTGAGGATGGTGTCACCCATGCGTGTGCAAGACAGGTGGGCGCGGTAGCCATTATTACCCGTGACATCCACGACTTTGACCAGACTTTGGTTCCCGCCGTGCTTCCCGAAGCGTACTGCACAGGGCTGGATCAGAACTAA
- a CDS encoding DUF6364 family protein, producing the protein MQAKLTLRLDKRLIDKAKRWAASRQISVSEAVEQFFAQIPDPDAPRQPELSPWIKSLSGLLDEGQPAPSDTQLREEYLDYLEHKHQ; encoded by the coding sequence ATGCAAGCAAAGCTGACCCTGCGGCTCGACAAGCGGCTTATAGACAAGGCCAAACGCTGGGCGGCCTCACGCCAGATTTCTGTGTCCGAGGCTGTCGAGCAATTTTTTGCCCAGATTCCAGACCCAGATGCCCCCCGACAACCAGAATTGAGTCCCTGGATCAAGAGCTTGAGCGGGCTGCTCGATGAAGGGCAACCCGCCCCTAGCGATACTCAGCTGCGCGAAGAGTATCTCGATTACCTTGAGCACAAACACCAATGA
- a CDS encoding DASH family cryptochrome produces the protein MFTKTVLVWYRNDLRLHDHEPLTRALREDARIVPLYCVDPRQFAKTPFGFEKTGPFRARFLLESVADLRCSLRQLGSDLLVRRGHPEEVIPALVSELGIAAVHYHGEVTSEELAVERNLQAALAPLNVPMRPFWGTTLVHPEDLPFAIEAIPEVFTDFRKQVERAATINPPLPAPTQLPPLPAVDPGEIPQLADLGLESPPTDKRGVLEFTGGETAGLARLDEYFWKKSLLKTYKQTRNGMLGADYSSKFSAWLALGCLSARYIHEQVQTYEAKRLKNDSTYWLIFELLWRDHFRFIAAKHGDRLFYTSGLRGLDIPWKEDWERFELWRSGRTGFPLVDANMRELAATGFMSNRGRQNVASFLTKNLGIHWHMGAEWFESQLIDYDVASNWGNWNYTAGVGNDARGFRFFNILKQAGDYDPDGTYVKHWLPELAGLPAARVHEPWKLLPVEQKRFGVRLGVDYPQPVVDLFQSAAANEALYNAAWEHHHRKRRG, from the coding sequence ATGTTTACCAAAACTGTCCTTGTCTGGTACCGCAACGACCTGCGCCTGCACGATCACGAGCCGCTCACCCGTGCGCTGCGCGAGGATGCCCGGATTGTGCCGCTGTACTGTGTTGACCCGCGCCAGTTCGCCAAAACGCCCTTCGGCTTTGAGAAGACCGGGCCGTTTCGCGCCCGCTTTTTGCTCGAAAGCGTCGCGGATTTGCGCTGTTCGCTGCGGCAACTGGGAAGCGACCTGCTGGTGCGCCGGGGCCATCCCGAGGAGGTGATCCCGGCACTGGTGAGCGAGTTGGGGATCGCGGCCGTCCACTACCACGGCGAGGTGACCTCGGAAGAACTGGCGGTCGAGCGCAATCTTCAGGCAGCACTCGCGCCTTTGAATGTGCCGATGCGCCCGTTCTGGGGAACCACCCTGGTGCATCCGGAGGATCTGCCCTTTGCCATCGAGGCGATCCCGGAGGTGTTTACGGATTTTCGCAAGCAGGTCGAGCGCGCCGCCACCATCAACCCACCCCTGCCCGCTCCTACGCAGTTGCCGCCCTTGCCTGCAGTCGATCCCGGCGAGATCCCGCAACTGGCGGATTTGGGTCTCGAAAGCCCGCCCACAGACAAACGGGGTGTACTGGAATTTACTGGCGGCGAGACGGCGGGGCTTGCTCGCCTCGACGAATACTTCTGGAAAAAAAGTTTGCTCAAGACCTACAAGCAGACCCGCAACGGCATGCTCGGGGCCGATTATTCTTCAAAGTTCTCAGCCTGGCTTGCCCTGGGATGCCTCTCCGCCCGCTATATCCACGAGCAGGTGCAGACCTACGAAGCAAAGCGCCTCAAGAACGATTCGACCTACTGGCTTATTTTCGAACTGCTCTGGCGCGATCACTTTCGCTTTATTGCCGCCAAGCACGGGGATCGGTTGTTTTACACTTCGGGCCTTCGGGGACTGGACATTCCCTGGAAAGAGGACTGGGAGCGCTTTGAACTGTGGCGGAGCGGCCGGACCGGCTTTCCGCTGGTCGATGCCAACATGCGCGAACTGGCGGCCACCGGTTTCATGTCCAACCGGGGCAGACAGAATGTCGCGAGCTTTTTGACCAAGAACCTGGGCATCCACTGGCACATGGGAGCCGAGTGGTTCGAGTCGCAGCTGATCGACTACGACGTCGCGAGCAACTGGGGCAACTGGAACTACACCGCCGGGGTCGGCAACGACGCGCGCGGCTTTCGCTTCTTCAATATCCTCAAGCAGGCCGGAGACTACGACCCCGACGGCACCTACGTCAAACACTGGCTGCCGGAACTGGCCGGATTGCCCGCGGCCAGGGTGCACGAGCCCTGGAAATTGCTGCCCGTCGAGCAGAAGCGCTTCGGGGTCAGACTGGGGGTTGACTACCCGCAGCCGGTGGTGGATCTGTTCCAATCCGCCGCCGCCAACGAGGCCCTCTACAATGCTGCCTGGGAGCACCACCACAGGAAGCGCCGCGGATAA
- a CDS encoding M23 family metallopeptidase, translating to MRPRSRLTGILIGLAALGGSLASAGDARLPRTPLSLPALASLPADARALPLQLPFARGACFVVTQGNQGSYSHHERSNRYAWDFAMPTGTPIAAAAAGRVVPVPKVDEGIGKSVVLDHGGGLYTLYAHLSHLRVRPGERVGAGQIIAASGRDTGVAPHLHFGAMTLLPSLTSLPARLADSAAPDGVPKQGERVCARGAAASRPSDTPVTADAFIGQGILLKTAPPAHALVMGKSYKVAGVSARPFSAVFYQVRSLTGLIYTNNAVYSDARGRFSFEAETPLGRPGEPVQQVIFSDLARQGTAVSTVVLVER from the coding sequence ATGCGTCCCCGCTCCCGTCTCACCGGCATCTTAATCGGGCTTGCGGCCCTCGGCGGTAGCTTGGCGTCCGCGGGCGATGCCCGCCTCCCGCGGACACCGCTCAGCCTGCCGGCTCTTGCCAGCCTGCCCGCCGACGCCCGCGCTTTGCCGCTGCAATTGCCCTTTGCCCGGGGAGCCTGTTTTGTGGTCACCCAGGGCAACCAGGGCAGCTACAGCCACCACGAGCGCTCCAACCGTTACGCCTGGGACTTCGCCATGCCCACAGGCACCCCAATCGCCGCTGCCGCCGCCGGCCGGGTGGTGCCGGTGCCCAAAGTTGACGAGGGCATCGGCAAGAGCGTCGTGCTCGACCACGGCGGCGGTCTTTATACCCTCTACGCCCACCTGAGCCACCTGCGGGTGCGTCCCGGCGAGCGCGTCGGGGCCGGTCAAATCATCGCCGCAAGCGGCCGGGATACCGGTGTGGCCCCACACCTGCACTTTGGGGCGATGACGCTGTTGCCCTCGCTCACTTCGCTCCCGGCCCGGCTGGCCGATAGCGCGGCCCCAGACGGTGTGCCCAAACAGGGCGAGCGCGTCTGCGCCCGGGGGGCGGCGGCGAGCCGGCCTTCCGACACGCCAGTTACGGCCGACGCTTTCATCGGCCAGGGCATCTTGCTGAAGACCGCCCCGCCCGCCCACGCCCTGGTGATGGGCAAAAGCTACAAAGTAGCGGGGGTCTCCGCGCGCCCCTTCAGTGCGGTCTTCTATCAGGTGCGCTCGCTGACGGGGCTCATCTACACCAACAACGCCGTCTACAGCGACGCGCGCGGCCGCTTCAGCTTCGAGGCGGAGACCCCCCTGGGCAGACCGGGCGAGCCGGTCCAGCAGGTCATCTTTAGCGACCTGGCCCGACAGGGTACAGCTGTCTCGACGGTGGTGCTGGTCGAGCGCTAG
- a CDS encoding Cof-type HAD-IIB family hydrolase yields the protein MPITLLVLDLDGTIVGRQLQVSDAVIGAIRRVRERGVRVAVATGRMYRAALPFYRLVGSDLPLVSYQGALVKDPLDGRVLLHRPVPIERTLEVLAFLEGEELAVHLYLNDTLYVRELTAASRRYGERTGVTPQVVGDLRRVLTAEPTKILGLTPGEAATDRLLGALRERYAPETLYLTKSDPTFVEVAHPQVNKGLAVRYLAEQMLQIPREEVMCVGDQFNDAEMLAYAGLGVAMGNAPAEVQALADWVAPTVEQDGVARAIEKFILAPEGLPCVPAPVSPAS from the coding sequence ATGCCAATTACATTGCTCGTTCTCGATCTCGACGGCACAATCGTGGGCCGACAACTGCAGGTCAGCGACGCCGTCATCGGGGCGATCCGCCGGGTGCGCGAGCGGGGAGTGCGCGTGGCGGTGGCCACCGGCCGCATGTACCGCGCGGCACTGCCTTTCTACCGGCTGGTGGGTTCGGACCTGCCGCTGGTGAGCTATCAAGGGGCACTGGTCAAAGATCCGCTGGACGGTCGGGTGCTGCTGCACCGGCCAGTACCCATCGAGCGGACCCTGGAGGTGCTGGCGTTTTTGGAGGGCGAGGAACTGGCGGTTCATCTATACCTCAACGACACGCTCTACGTGCGCGAACTGACGGCCGCCAGTCGGCGCTACGGCGAGCGCACCGGGGTCACTCCCCAGGTGGTGGGCGATCTGCGCCGGGTGTTGACGGCGGAACCGACCAAGATTTTGGGGCTCACCCCCGGCGAGGCGGCGACCGATCGTCTGCTCGGGGCACTGCGGGAGCGCTACGCTCCTGAGACGCTCTACCTCACCAAGTCGGACCCGACCTTTGTGGAGGTGGCCCACCCCCAGGTCAACAAAGGGCTGGCGGTGCGCTATTTGGCTGAGCAAATGCTGCAGATCCCCCGCGAAGAGGTGATGTGCGTGGGCGACCAGTTCAACGACGCCGAGATGCTCGCCTACGCCGGGCTCGGGGTGGCAATGGGCAACGCGCCTGCCGAAGTGCAGGCGCTCGCCGATTGGGTGGCTCCTACGGTCGAGCAGGACGGCGTCGCCCGCGCCATCGAAAAATTCATCCTGGCACCCGAGGGCCTCCCATGCGTCCCCGCTCCCGTCTCACCGGCATCTTAA
- a CDS encoding HU family DNA-binding protein, whose translation MNKGELVKAVAERTKITLKEADAVISAVFDEIQDTVASGEKVTLVGFGTFEARKRAEREGRNPKTNEKMIIPATVAPAFSAGKTFKEAVLTNNK comes from the coding sequence ATGAACAAAGGCGAATTGGTGAAGGCTGTGGCTGAGCGAACCAAGATAACCCTCAAAGAAGCGGACGCCGTGATCAGCGCCGTCTTCGACGAAATCCAGGACACCGTCGCCAGCGGCGAAAAAGTCACCCTGGTCGGATTTGGCACCTTCGAAGCGCGCAAACGGGCCGAGCGGGAGGGACGCAACCCCAAGACCAATGAAAAAATGATCATTCCTGCAACGGTTGCACCGGCCTTCAGTGCAGGCAAGACCTTCAAAGAAGCAGTGCTTACCAACAACAAGTAG
- the secG gene encoding preprotein translocase subunit SecG, whose product MTVLVIVLRVLWSLLAVGIVVAVLLHAAKGDGIAAIGGSAQLFSSQKSAESNLDKVTWAAVAGFLAITLVLSAGWLEQPGASTPATAIPQTAPTLPAPEPTKK is encoded by the coding sequence GTGACCGTTCTGGTGATTGTTCTGAGAGTTCTGTGGTCGCTGCTGGCGGTAGGTATCGTCGTCGCAGTGCTCCTGCACGCTGCTAAGGGCGACGGCATCGCCGCCATCGGCGGCAGCGCTCAGCTCTTTTCGAGCCAAAAGAGCGCCGAGAGCAACCTCGACAAGGTGACTTGGGCCGCAGTGGCCGGCTTCCTGGCAATCACCCTGGTATTGAGCGCGGGCTGGCTTGAGCAACCGGGTGCGAGCACCCCGGCGACGGCCATTCCCCAGACGGCTCCCACGCTCCCCGCTCCCGAGCCGACCAAAAAATAG
- the nusG gene encoding transcription termination/antitermination protein NusG: MVIGTDFLMDSARKPEPPEPHWYFVQVASGCEKKVKTNLEQRIQTMEMSDRILKVEIPERQAVRIRQEGSRTASAEKIFPGYVLINMVMDDESWQVVKNTPNVINFVGTEERRRYGRGRGHVTPRPLGSAEVNRIFRAAEQEEPVIKVDLEPGHKIEVTAGPFQDFNGEVVEVNPERGTLKALISIFGRDTPVELGFNQVRRLDE, translated from the coding sequence ATGGTTATCGGGACTGATTTTCTGATGGATTCCGCAAGAAAGCCCGAGCCGCCCGAGCCGCACTGGTACTTCGTCCAGGTGGCCTCCGGGTGCGAAAAAAAGGTCAAAACCAATCTGGAGCAGCGCATCCAGACAATGGAGATGAGCGACCGCATCCTCAAAGTCGAGATTCCCGAGCGCCAGGCAGTGCGCATTCGGCAGGAAGGCTCGCGCACCGCCAGTGCCGAGAAGATTTTTCCAGGGTACGTGCTGATCAACATGGTGATGGACGATGAGTCCTGGCAGGTGGTCAAAAATACCCCAAATGTGATCAACTTCGTGGGCACCGAGGAGCGCCGCCGCTACGGCCGCGGGCGCGGCCACGTCACCCCCCGGCCCTTGGGGTCGGCGGAGGTCAACCGCATCTTCCGCGCCGCCGAGCAGGAGGAGCCGGTGATCAAGGTCGACCTCGAACCTGGACATAAAATCGAAGTCACCGCCGGTCCGTTCCAGGACTTCAACGGCGAAGTGGTTGAGGTTAACCCCGAGCGGGGTACCCTCAAGGCGCTCATCTCGATCTTCGGCCGCGACACGCCGGTCGAACTGGGCTTCAATCAGGTCCGCCGTCTCGACGAATAG
- the secE gene encoding preprotein translocase subunit SecE: MTTEPKSTSPEVPAKFNPRQFLTEVRGELDKVVWPDRKQLISQSVSVVLIVVVIASFIYLLDELLKWLSGLIF, encoded by the coding sequence GTGACCACCGAGCCAAAGTCCACTTCCCCCGAGGTACCCGCCAAGTTCAACCCCCGGCAGTTTTTGACCGAGGTGCGCGGGGAACTCGACAAGGTCGTCTGGCCCGATCGCAAGCAGCTGATCAGCCAGTCGGTGTCGGTGGTGCTCATCGTGGTGGTGATCGCGAGCTTCATCTATTTGCTCGACGAGTTGTTGAAATGGTTATCGGGACTGATTTTCTGA
- the rplS gene encoding 50S ribosomal protein L19: MNAQEIIRSIEAEQMKTQLPVLHIGDTVKVNVRIREGGKERIQAFEGTIISMARAGINRTVTVRRIFQGIGVERVFLVHSPRIESMTVTRLGKVRRAKLYYLRDRIGKATRVKQKIMRKAN, from the coding sequence ATGAACGCCCAGGAGATCATCCGCTCGATCGAAGCGGAACAGATGAAGACCCAGTTGCCCGTGCTGCACATCGGCGACACCGTCAAAGTCAACGTCCGCATCCGCGAAGGCGGCAAAGAGCGCATCCAGGCTTTTGAAGGCACGATCATCTCCATGGCGCGCGCCGGCATCAATCGCACAGTCACAGTGCGCCGCATCTTCCAGGGCATCGGCGTCGAGCGGGTCTTTCTGGTCCACTCGCCGCGCATCGAGAGCATGACCGTTACCCGCCTCGGCAAGGTGCGCCGCGCCAAGCTCTACTACCTGCGCGACCGCATCGGCAAAGCCACCCGCGTCAAGCAAAAAATTATGCGCAAGGCCAACTGA
- the pyrR gene encoding bifunctional pyr operon transcriptional regulator/uracil phosphoribosyltransferase PyrR, with product MSRDPVEILSATELRRTLQRLATQIIENNRGVEDLVLLGIYTRGVPLAERLGQLIDGLENTSVPVGALDITLYRDDLRDIGVRPLNRSEIPCDITERNVYLVDDVIYRGRTVRAALDALTDYGRPAAIRLAVLVDRGWRDLPIHPDLVGRKLPTARHEQVKVLLEEIDGRDGVLLY from the coding sequence ATGAGCCGCGATCCTGTCGAAATCCTCTCCGCCACCGAGTTGCGACGCACGCTCCAGCGGCTTGCCACCCAGATTATCGAGAACAACCGCGGTGTCGAAGATCTGGTGTTGTTGGGCATCTACACGCGGGGGGTACCCCTGGCCGAACGGCTCGGTCAGCTCATCGACGGCCTGGAGAACACCAGCGTGCCGGTGGGTGCCCTCGATATCACCCTCTACCGCGACGATCTGCGCGACATCGGTGTCAGGCCCCTCAACCGCAGCGAGATCCCCTGTGACATTACCGAGCGCAACGTCTATCTTGTCGACGATGTCATCTACCGGGGACGCACCGTGCGCGCCGCCCTCGACGCGCTCACCGACTACGGCCGCCCCGCCGCCATTCGCCTCGCAGTCCTTGTCGATCGCGGCTGGCGGGATCTGCCCATCCACCCGGATCTGGTGGGCCGCAAATTGCCCACCGCCCGCCACGAACAGGTCAAAGTGCTGCTCGAAGAGATCGACGGCCGCGACGGCGTGCTGCTGTACTGA